From the Paludisphaera mucosa genome, one window contains:
- a CDS encoding HEAT repeat domain-containing protein, whose translation MDTWSSSDSSRTPLTRRQRLAVLAIAAAACLPLVFWAATHDVFTRRRGDPAVDAHIQALGEEDAYVRREAAARLGDAGPDDSWKALAALAGAADDVQPQVREAAARSIAWLVTKTAGDAGGSSGPFGEQGGAGAAFLEPARAAAAGVLKCLTDPDPAVRTAAADALAAFGKPPGSRAPRELISALDDPFPAVRYAAARALSEFSAGLDPAIPPLLRLIAADDQWENHYRGPLRKLKPSPAVVPDLIAALKGPDARGRIASSMILGNIGPEASEAIPELLSAFEGSLESADAPASFAMPDLTFDASLALARIAPGAAARDQVVAALSAALRSEKPRVRDASAYALGSMGGEAAGAIPELLAALERGLAGDGTADAPAMEELAREACRALSRIAPGAPSGDRVVAALTAALRSKRPPVRAAAAEALGLMGGEAEGAILALASALGEAIATPGSFDCGTPIASALGRIAPGCEAAPAAVAALVPALRADRVYTREAAARSLGRFGPLAAGSIPELRRTPRDSYGRVQIAVEEALREIDPHAAAKSQ comes from the coding sequence ATGGATACCTGGAGTTCCTCGGATTCGAGTCGGACGCCGTTGACGCGTCGCCAGCGCCTCGCCGTGCTCGCCATCGCCGCCGCCGCCTGTCTCCCGCTCGTCTTCTGGGCCGCGACGCACGACGTGTTCACGCGCCGTCGCGGCGACCCCGCCGTCGACGCCCACATCCAGGCCCTGGGCGAGGAGGACGCGTACGTGCGTCGCGAGGCGGCGGCGAGGTTGGGAGACGCGGGTCCCGACGACTCCTGGAAGGCGCTCGCGGCCCTCGCCGGGGCGGCCGACGACGTCCAGCCCCAGGTCCGCGAGGCGGCCGCCCGTTCCATCGCCTGGCTCGTGACGAAGACGGCCGGCGACGCAGGCGGCTCGTCGGGGCCCTTCGGGGAGCAGGGCGGCGCGGGGGCCGCGTTCCTCGAACCGGCTCGGGCCGCGGCCGCGGGGGTGCTGAAATGCCTGACCGACCCCGATCCGGCCGTCCGGACGGCGGCCGCCGACGCCCTGGCGGCCTTCGGCAAGCCGCCGGGCTCCCGAGCGCCGCGGGAGCTGATCTCCGCCCTGGACGACCCCTTCCCCGCCGTCCGCTACGCCGCGGCCCGGGCGCTTTCGGAGTTCTCCGCGGGCCTCGACCCGGCGATCCCGCCCCTGCTCCGGCTGATCGCGGCCGACGACCAATGGGAGAACCACTATCGCGGGCCGTTGCGGAAGCTGAAGCCTTCCCCGGCCGTGGTCCCGGACCTGATCGCGGCGCTCAAGGGTCCCGACGCGCGAGGGCGGATCGCGTCGTCGATGATCCTGGGGAACATCGGCCCGGAGGCTTCCGAGGCGATCCCCGAACTCCTCTCGGCCTTCGAGGGGAGCCTGGAATCGGCAGACGCCCCCGCCTCGTTCGCGATGCCGGATTTGACCTTCGATGCGTCGCTGGCCCTCGCCCGGATCGCGCCGGGCGCGGCTGCGCGCGACCAGGTGGTCGCCGCGCTGTCGGCCGCCCTGCGGTCGGAAAAGCCCCGGGTGCGCGACGCCTCGGCGTACGCCCTGGGATCGATGGGGGGCGAGGCCGCCGGGGCGATCCCCGAACTCCTCGCCGCCCTGGAGCGCGGCCTGGCCGGGGACGGGACGGCCGACGCCCCCGCGATGGAGGAACTGGCCCGCGAAGCGTGCCGGGCCCTTTCGCGGATCGCCCCGGGCGCGCCTTCCGGCGATCGGGTCGTCGCCGCGCTCACGGCCGCCCTGCGCTCGAAGCGGCCCCCGGTGCGGGCGGCCGCGGCCGAGGCGCTGGGCCTCATGGGGGGCGAGGCCGAGGGCGCCATCCTCGCCCTCGCCTCGGCGCTCGGGGAAGCGATCGCGACCCCGGGCTCTTTCGATTGCGGCACCCCGATCGCATCGGCCTTGGGCCGCATCGCGCCCGGATGCGAGGCGGCCCCGGCGGCCGTCGCGGCCCTCGTCCCGGCGCTGCGGGCCGATCGGGTCTACACGCGGGAGGCCGCCGCCCGGTCCCTGGGCCGGTTCGGCCCGCTCGCCGCGGGCTCCATCCCGGAATTGCGACGGACGCCCCGCGATTCCTACGGCCGCGTCCAGATCGCCGTGGAGGAGGCCCTCAGAGAAATCGATCCCCACGCCGCCGCGAAATCCCAGTGA
- a CDS encoding AAA family ATPase, whose amino-acid sequence MMERNRHNAPQGSGSERRTGSGTGSWDAAVASRRAALEAIAATLLDAPGAGPILLTGEAGAGKTWLRRRLVEGLPTAWRAAVVAAAPAHDAVDFLTLTAARLGVAALPDRPSALRLAVAQALEDDANEGLTWLLIVEDAHHAAPAVWAEVEALCDGLRTPGGFAAVVLAGRTELARRLAWRPLRAVASRVSKHVHLPPLDVDEAGRLLAAADATEVERLHRDAAGNPRRLLGLAGGRTPQRLDAPPTPARPAASVAEAPAPPVAPPAPAVRNDWAPRVEAKAPAEARPAPPALLPSRPPLRMEEGLIEVGWEGSLDAEEAAEFESADEATPVDGELIEDHYAALQAWSEWARNRDRLNRGADAEDDETDAEADEDEVDEVVSPVGVQALGDGDEDEDSEVDSETAEEPETGGALRAEPRHEHAPYSQLFTRLRQSSS is encoded by the coding sequence ATGATGGAGCGGAATCGGCACAACGCCCCGCAGGGAAGCGGCTCGGAGCGTCGGACCGGGTCGGGGACGGGATCGTGGGACGCCGCCGTCGCCAGCCGTCGCGCGGCCCTCGAAGCGATCGCCGCGACCCTGCTGGACGCCCCGGGGGCCGGCCCGATCCTGCTCACCGGCGAGGCGGGCGCGGGCAAGACCTGGCTCCGCCGCCGGCTCGTCGAGGGCCTCCCGACGGCCTGGCGGGCGGCGGTCGTCGCGGCCGCCCCGGCGCACGACGCGGTCGATTTCCTGACCCTGACCGCCGCCCGGCTCGGCGTCGCCGCCCTCCCCGATCGCCCCTCGGCGCTCCGGCTCGCCGTCGCCCAGGCCCTGGAAGACGACGCGAACGAGGGACTGACCTGGCTCCTGATCGTCGAGGACGCCCACCACGCCGCGCCCGCCGTCTGGGCCGAGGTCGAGGCCCTGTGCGACGGCCTCCGCACCCCCGGAGGCTTCGCGGCCGTGGTCCTGGCCGGCCGGACCGAGCTGGCCCGCCGCCTGGCCTGGCGGCCGCTGCGGGCCGTCGCCTCGCGGGTCTCGAAGCACGTCCACCTGCCCCCCCTCGACGTCGACGAGGCCGGCCGCCTCCTGGCCGCCGCCGACGCGACGGAAGTCGAACGCCTCCATCGCGACGCGGCCGGCAACCCGCGCCGGCTCCTGGGCCTCGCCGGCGGCCGAACGCCGCAGCGCCTCGACGCGCCTCCGACGCCCGCCCGGCCGGCGGCCTCCGTCGCCGAGGCCCCGGCCCCGCCGGTCGCGCCCCCCGCGCCGGCGGTCCGCAACGATTGGGCGCCTCGGGTCGAGGCGAAGGCCCCCGCCGAGGCCCGGCCGGCGCCCCCCGCGCTGCTGCCGAGCCGGCCGCCGCTCCGGATGGAGGAGGGCCTGATCGAGGTCGGCTGGGAAGGCAGCCTGGACGCCGAGGAAGCGGCTGAGTTCGAATCCGCCGACGAGGCGACCCCGGTCGACGGCGAGCTGATCGAGGACCACTACGCCGCGCTCCAGGCCTGGTCCGAATGGGCTCGCAACCGCGACCGCCTCAACCGGGGCGCCGACGCCGAAGACGATGAAACCGATGCCGAGGCGGATGAGGACGAGGTCGACGAGGTCGTTTCGCCCGTGGGCGTCCAGGCCCTGGGCGACGGCGACGAGGACGAAGATTCCGAGGTCGACTCCGAGACGGCCGAGGAGCCCGAGACCGGCGGAGCCCTCCGCGCCGAGCCCCGGCACGAGCACGCCCCCTACAGCCAGCTCTTCACCCGGCTGCGGCAGTCGAGCAGCTGA
- a CDS encoding TlpA family protein disulfide reductase, with protein MTRFGWWIVTFWPLAAIGQGPAPGSPPAPDTLASIEVEAKSARDSFVEKASKVKSGAEATAADKARHDQILSLMDRALTLARLHPGEPEGVAAAAWAVAELGFERGDDVGERGDAAYRLLSDAPELDDPVVLRAIFAAPSVVPRCLEAERFLRSVISRSQHPGLVTTAQAVLANYLAEMARLHDRLAAPISGPVLMRELTKVCLDRCRAVDGPKLRGEAETLLEQVVREQGDEPKTLGGQAAGELFRIRHLRIGQPAPELVGEDLDGAPIRLSDFRGKVVLLTFWAISSNPRLSLIRQEKDLAAAMKGRPFALVGVNGDAAEDRAKVKETVAKEGITWRSFWAGGPDGAIPREWGVERWPTSYVIDVGGIIRDDQVGGKLTPAAFQPLVQAAEEAAR; from the coding sequence ATGACGCGATTCGGCTGGTGGATCGTCACATTCTGGCCCCTGGCCGCAATAGGCCAGGGGCCCGCTCCAGGCTCCCCGCCCGCGCCGGATACGCTGGCGAGCATTGAGGTGGAGGCCAAATCGGCGCGGGACTCGTTCGTCGAAAAAGCGAGCAAGGTGAAGTCCGGGGCGGAGGCGACCGCCGCGGACAAGGCTCGTCACGACCAAATTCTGAGCCTGATGGACCGGGCCCTGACGCTGGCCCGCTTGCATCCGGGAGAACCAGAAGGCGTGGCCGCAGCCGCGTGGGCGGTGGCTGAGTTGGGCTTTGAGAGAGGCGACGACGTCGGAGAACGCGGCGACGCGGCGTACCGCCTCCTGTCCGACGCCCCCGAACTCGACGATCCGGTCGTCCTCCGGGCGATCTTCGCCGCCCCGAGCGTCGTCCCTCGCTGCCTCGAGGCCGAGCGCTTCCTACGCTCGGTCATCTCCCGGAGTCAGCACCCGGGTCTCGTCACCACCGCTCAGGCCGTATTGGCCAACTATCTGGCCGAAATGGCTCGTTTGCACGACAGGCTCGCCGCGCCGATCAGCGGCCCCGTGTTGATGAGAGAATTGACGAAGGTTTGCCTCGATCGCTGTCGGGCGGTCGACGGCCCGAAGCTACGCGGCGAGGCCGAAACCCTGCTGGAACAGGTCGTACGCGAGCAGGGGGATGAACCCAAGACCTTGGGTGGGCAGGCTGCGGGCGAACTCTTTCGAATTCGGCACCTCCGGATCGGCCAGCCCGCGCCGGAGCTCGTCGGCGAGGACCTCGACGGGGCACCCATCCGGTTGAGCGATTTCCGGGGCAAAGTCGTGCTCCTGACGTTCTGGGCGATTTCGAGCAATCCTCGCCTGAGTTTAATCCGTCAGGAGAAGGATCTCGCCGCGGCCATGAAGGGGCGTCCGTTCGCGCTGGTGGGAGTCAACGGCGACGCGGCCGAGGACCGAGCCAAGGTCAAGGAGACGGTCGCGAAGGAAGGGATCACCTGGCGGTCGTTCTGGGCGGGCGGCCCCGACGGGGCGATACCCCGGGAGTGGGGCGTCGAGCGCTGGCCTACGTCCTACGTCATCGACGTCGGTGGAATCATCCGCGACGACCAGGTCGGCGGGAAGCTCACCCCCGCCGCCTTCCAGCCGCTCGTCCAGGCGGCCGAGGAGGCCGCTCGATGA
- a CDS encoding ThuA domain-containing protein — protein sequence MSRNINRRELLLAGAGAAWLGSGVLSRAVGAAAKAPKKVLYFTKSSGFPHSVVTRKGDALAHSEKILTEIGKEHGFDVVASKDGRLFEPDKIGEWDGFVFCTTGDLTTPGTDKTPPLSAEGEKALYDALRKGKGFIGMHCATDTFGHHGARNKGVEDPYIQMIGGEFVSHGPQQVAVMEVVDPKFPGLPEGFGKSASFKINDEWYALKNLPEDLHVILVQKTEGMEGAMYHRPDFPATWARKYGDGRVFYTSMGHREDVWTNPNYQSLLLGALAWTTGLADADLTPNIKEVTPGYAKLTK from the coding sequence ATGTCGCGCAACATCAACCGTCGGGAACTGCTCCTGGCCGGGGCGGGCGCCGCCTGGCTGGGCTCGGGCGTCCTCTCGCGGGCCGTCGGGGCGGCGGCCAAGGCCCCCAAGAAGGTCCTCTACTTCACCAAGAGCTCGGGCTTCCCGCACTCGGTCGTCACCCGCAAGGGGGACGCCCTGGCCCACTCCGAGAAGATCCTGACCGAGATCGGCAAGGAGCACGGCTTCGACGTCGTCGCCTCCAAGGACGGCCGCCTGTTCGAGCCCGACAAGATCGGCGAGTGGGACGGCTTCGTCTTCTGCACTACGGGCGACCTGACCACCCCCGGCACCGACAAGACGCCGCCGCTCTCGGCCGAGGGCGAGAAGGCCCTCTACGACGCCCTCCGCAAGGGCAAGGGCTTCATCGGCATGCACTGCGCCACCGACACCTTCGGCCACCACGGGGCCCGGAACAAGGGCGTCGAGGACCCTTACATCCAGATGATCGGCGGCGAGTTCGTCTCGCACGGCCCCCAGCAGGTCGCGGTCATGGAGGTCGTCGACCCCAAGTTCCCCGGCCTGCCCGAGGGCTTCGGCAAGTCGGCCTCGTTCAAGATCAACGACGAGTGGTACGCCCTCAAGAACCTGCCCGAAGACCTGCACGTGATCCTGGTGCAGAAGACCGAGGGCATGGAAGGCGCGATGTACCACCGCCCCGACTTCCCGGCGACCTGGGCCCGCAAGTACGGCGACGGCCGCGTCTTCTACACCTCGATGGGCCACCGCGAGGACGTCTGGACCAACCCCAACTACCAGTCCCTCCTCCTCGGCGCCCTCGCCTGGACCACCGGCCTCGCCGACGCCGACCTCACCCCCAACATCAAGGAAGTCACCCCCGGCTACGCCAAGCTGACGAAGTGA